ATTCGGTCTGGCCATATGCATTGTCTATCAGCAATTCGGTAAAGACGGTTTGGCCGGTACGCAACATCTGGGCGACATAGGGCTTGCAAAGCCCACAATTCTCGCCAAACAAGGCCACTTCTTGAAGGGCCTCGACCGTC
This genomic window from Bacteroidetes Order II. bacterium contains:
- a CDS encoding (2Fe-2S)-binding protein: MKTCITRCVCYRQPFDRLKAIAEAHHLQTVEALQEVALFGENCGLCKPYVAQMLRTGQTVFTELLIDNAYGQTE